From a single Paraburkholderia edwinii genomic region:
- a CDS encoding proline dehydrogenase family protein, producing MSPRDMADFEFQMLLGVCEQLRDALLAQGFNVRVYVPYGYDWYGYSTRRIKENPRIAGYILAAMMRDARRR from the coding sequence GTGAGCCCGCGTGATATGGCTGATTTCGAGTTTCAGATGTTGCTGGGGGTGTGCGAACAGCTGCGAGACGCTCTGCTTGCGCAAGGGTTTAATGTGCGTGTCTATGTGCCATACGGTTATGACTGGTACGGCTACAGTACGCGGCGAATCAAGGAGAATCCCCGGATTGCCGGATATATCCTGGCAGCGATGATGAGAGACGCTCGGCGGCGCTAG
- a CDS encoding arylsulfatase, whose translation MTTPRSHLSAVRNGFRLGTLGAAVVSLIALVSCSGEDSVSPQASTPVVAKRPNILYIMADDLGYSDIHAFGGEINTPNLDALVQSGRILTNHHTGTVCAITRSMLISGTDHHLVGEGTMGAPTDERKGLPGYEGYLNDRALSVAQLLKDGGYHTYMAGKWHIGSGIVGSATGGGQTPDQWGFEHSYALLGGAATNHFAHEPAGSKNYTEDGQYVQPGQPGQPGGAGGSPALFYSTDFYTQRLISYIDSNKGDGKPFFAYAAYTSPHWPLQVPEPYLHNYVGKYDGGYDVIRAARIARQKALGIIPADFNPYPGATETLSASAGTTNNGTVNAKYVSAVHSTVQGYTDYGPGYVNKSWASLSADERKAQARYMEIYAGMVENLDHNIGLLIQHLKDIGEYDNTFIMFQSDNGAEGWPIDSGADPTATDTANAADPVYSTLGSDNGLQNAQRLQYGLRWAEVSATPFRLTKGYSGEGGVSTPLLVHLPGQTAQKPTLSVFTHVTDNTATFLAVAGITPPTQAAPALINSLTGVDQNKGKVVYNNRYVYPVTGKSLLPLLTDQSSADVHTASFGDEAYGRGYLRSADGKWKALWTEPPLGPVDGHWQLYDMTTDRGETTDVAAQNPSIIDELVQQWNTYMTGVGGVEPLRPRGYY comes from the coding sequence ATGACAACGCCCAGATCGCATTTATCCGCAGTCCGTAACGGTTTCAGGCTGGGTACGCTCGGCGCAGCCGTCGTTAGCCTCATCGCACTCGTGTCGTGTTCCGGCGAAGATTCCGTCTCGCCGCAAGCGTCCACACCAGTAGTCGCAAAACGCCCGAACATCCTTTACATCATGGCGGACGATCTGGGTTACTCGGACATTCATGCGTTCGGCGGTGAGATCAACACGCCGAATCTCGATGCACTCGTGCAGTCCGGCCGCATCCTGACGAACCATCACACCGGCACCGTCTGCGCGATCACGCGGTCGATGCTGATTTCGGGCACCGATCACCATCTGGTCGGCGAAGGCACGATGGGCGCGCCCACCGATGAGCGTAAAGGCCTACCGGGTTACGAAGGCTATCTGAACGACCGCGCGTTATCCGTGGCGCAACTGCTGAAGGATGGCGGATATCACACGTATATGGCGGGCAAGTGGCACATCGGTTCGGGGATCGTCGGCAGCGCGACGGGCGGCGGCCAGACGCCGGACCAATGGGGATTCGAGCACAGCTATGCGCTGCTCGGGGGCGCGGCGACCAATCACTTCGCGCACGAACCAGCCGGCTCGAAGAACTACACGGAAGACGGCCAGTACGTGCAGCCTGGCCAGCCCGGTCAACCAGGCGGCGCCGGTGGCAGCCCGGCCCTGTTCTACTCGACCGATTTCTATACGCAACGCCTGATCTCGTACATCGACTCCAATAAGGGCGACGGCAAGCCATTCTTCGCGTACGCGGCCTACACATCGCCACACTGGCCGTTGCAGGTGCCAGAGCCGTATCTCCACAACTACGTCGGCAAATATGACGGCGGTTACGATGTGATCCGCGCGGCGCGGATTGCGCGGCAGAAGGCGCTCGGCATCATCCCGGCCGACTTCAACCCGTATCCGGGCGCGACCGAAACGCTGAGCGCGTCCGCGGGCACCACCAACAACGGCACGGTCAATGCGAAGTACGTGAGCGCCGTACATAGCACCGTGCAGGGCTATACGGACTATGGTCCCGGCTACGTGAACAAGTCGTGGGCGAGCCTCTCCGCTGACGAGAGGAAAGCGCAGGCGCGTTATATGGAGATCTACGCCGGCATGGTCGAGAACCTCGACCACAACATCGGCTTGCTGATCCAGCATCTGAAGGACATTGGCGAGTACGACAACACGTTCATCATGTTTCAGTCGGATAACGGCGCGGAAGGCTGGCCGATCGACTCCGGCGCCGACCCGACCGCCACCGACACTGCGAACGCCGCCGATCCGGTGTATTCGACGCTCGGCAGCGACAACGGCCTGCAAAACGCGCAGCGCCTGCAGTACGGCTTGCGTTGGGCCGAAGTCAGCGCGACCCCGTTCCGGCTGACGAAGGGCTACTCGGGCGAAGGCGGCGTATCGACACCTCTACTCGTGCATTTGCCCGGCCAGACCGCACAGAAGCCGACCTTGAGCGTCTTCACGCACGTCACCGACAACACCGCCACATTCCTCGCGGTTGCGGGCATCACACCGCCGACGCAAGCCGCGCCTGCGCTGATCAACTCGCTGACGGGTGTCGATCAGAACAAGGGTAAGGTCGTCTACAACAACCGCTATGTGTATCCGGTCACCGGAAAATCGCTGTTGCCGCTCCTGACCGATCAGTCGAGCGCCGACGTGCATACCGCGTCGTTCGGCGACGAAGCGTACGGCCGTGGCTATCTGCGCAGCGCGGACGGCAAATGGAAAGCGTTGTGGACAGAGCCGCCGCTCGGACCGGTGGACGGTCACTGGCAGCTCTACGACATGACGACGGATCGTGGCGAAACGACGGACGTGGCCGCGCAGAATCCATCGATCATCGATGAACTCGTGCAGCAGTGGAACACATACATGACGGGCGTCGGCGGCGTCGAACCACTGCGACCGCGCGGCTACTACTGA
- a CDS encoding formylglycine-generating enzyme family protein codes for MAASAAWPAKPDAFDAANRSRPLAPLGSETQCERYSGLPINWRDDPKAGMVHLHGGAFVFGSTRGYEDERPAGDGRTTVGGFWIDQTDVTNAQFATFVHATGYVTDAEKQHGATVFRTPTREQMDAREFAWWTWVKDASWRQPRGPGSGIDGQMNQPVTLVTQADALAYAHWLGRDLPTEAEWEYAGKGGEDGADLDAAPRDAHGKPTANYWQGAFPVLNTNEDGHTGLSPVGCYASNGFKLYDMIGNAWEWTRDVYTGAHQSHTNGDTAAVAPATRKHDTLMVIKGGSFLCSRDYCVRYRASSREQQEADLPASHIGFRTILRDRG; via the coding sequence ATGGCGGCCTCGGCGGCGTGGCCGGCCAAACCGGACGCGTTCGACGCTGCGAACCGCTCACGGCCGCTTGCGCCGCTCGGCTCGGAGACACAATGCGAGCGTTACAGCGGCCTGCCGATCAACTGGCGCGACGATCCGAAGGCGGGCATGGTGCATCTGCATGGCGGGGCATTCGTGTTCGGCAGCACGCGCGGTTACGAAGACGAGCGACCGGCCGGCGACGGCCGGACGACCGTCGGCGGTTTCTGGATCGATCAGACCGACGTGACGAATGCGCAATTCGCGACGTTCGTCCACGCGACCGGCTACGTCACCGACGCCGAGAAACAGCATGGCGCGACGGTGTTCCGCACGCCGACGCGCGAACAGATGGACGCTCGCGAGTTCGCCTGGTGGACCTGGGTGAAGGATGCGTCGTGGCGGCAGCCACGCGGGCCCGGCAGCGGTATCGACGGCCAGATGAACCAGCCGGTGACGCTCGTCACGCAAGCCGACGCGCTCGCGTACGCACATTGGCTCGGCCGCGACCTGCCGACTGAAGCCGAATGGGAATACGCGGGCAAAGGCGGTGAGGACGGCGCGGACCTCGATGCGGCACCGCGGGATGCACACGGCAAGCCCACCGCGAACTACTGGCAAGGCGCGTTTCCAGTGTTGAACACAAACGAGGACGGTCATACAGGACTGTCGCCGGTCGGCTGTTATGCGTCGAACGGATTCAAGCTCTACGACATGATCGGCAATGCGTGGGAGTGGACGCGAGACGTGTACACCGGCGCGCATCAGTCGCATACGAACGGCGACACGGCGGCCGTCGCGCCGGCCACGCGCAAGCACGACACGTTGATGGTAATCAAGGGTGGCTCGTTCCTGTGTTCGCGCGATTACTGCGTGCGATACCGTGCGTCATCCCGCGAGCAGCAGGAAGCGGATTTGCCGGCATCGCACATCGGCTTCAGGACTATCTTGCGGGACCGGGGATGA
- a CDS encoding MetQ/NlpA family lipoprotein: protein MPSVAYATAPVVKVGVTRGTYAEIMDEVRRVAAAQGLRVDVVTFDDGSRIDTALAARDIDAASFEDEPAFDASRKRNGYALTSVATTVTLPMALYSRKLTTLEQIQPGATVAIPADRDGMARALILLQNYTLLTFDDRAGLHAALRDVTGNRLHLKLRALPRERLVAALNTVTFAVIDSASAQQAGLYPARDSIGIEDARSPYAGVLTVRDVDRAQPWVAQLIAAYHSNEVAHFILTRYQDSVRRPW, encoded by the coding sequence ATGCCATCCGTCGCTTATGCCACCGCACCGGTCGTGAAAGTCGGCGTCACGCGCGGCACGTATGCGGAAATCATGGACGAAGTACGACGCGTGGCCGCGGCTCAAGGCCTGCGCGTCGACGTCGTCACGTTCGACGACGGCTCGCGGATCGACACCGCGCTGGCCGCGCGCGACATCGACGCGGCGAGCTTCGAGGACGAACCTGCCTTCGATGCCTCGCGCAAGCGAAACGGCTATGCGCTGACCAGCGTGGCGACGACGGTCACGCTGCCGATGGCGCTCTACTCGCGCAAGCTGACAACCCTCGAGCAGATCCAGCCGGGCGCGACCGTCGCCATTCCCGCTGACCGCGACGGCATGGCGCGCGCGCTGATTCTGCTGCAAAACTACACGCTGCTCACTTTTGACGACCGCGCCGGCCTCCACGCTGCACTGCGCGACGTGACAGGCAACCGTCTGCATCTGAAGCTGCGGGCCTTGCCGCGTGAGCGGCTGGTCGCGGCGCTGAACACGGTGACGTTCGCGGTTATCGACAGTGCAAGCGCGCAGCAGGCCGGGCTCTATCCGGCTCGCGACAGCATCGGCATCGAGGACGCGCGTTCGCCGTACGCCGGCGTGTTGACAGTGCGCGACGTCGATCGCGCGCAACCATGGGTCGCACAACTGATCGCCGCATACCACTCGAACGAAGTCGCCCATTTCATCCTGACGCGTTACCAGGATTCGGTGCGCCGGCCGTGGTGA
- a CDS encoding DUF1330 domain-containing protein — translation MTTYIVFTKESTQDQAELDIYQSKVGPTFEGHPVKILAAYGPQQVLEGEAPEGVVIVEFPSTAAARAWYDSPAYQEVAQHRFKGARYRAVLVEGV, via the coding sequence ATGACGACTTACATTGTCTTCACGAAGGAAAGCACGCAGGATCAGGCTGAACTCGACATCTACCAAAGCAAGGTAGGCCCGACGTTCGAGGGTCATCCTGTCAAGATCCTCGCTGCGTACGGCCCTCAGCAGGTTCTTGAGGGCGAAGCGCCCGAGGGCGTCGTGATCGTGGAGTTTCCGTCGACCGCGGCCGCTCGTGCCTGGTACGACAGTCCGGCGTATCAGGAAGTCGCGCAGCACCGGTTCAAGGGTGCGCGTTATCGCGCCGTTCTTGTCGAAGGTGTGTGA
- a CDS encoding potassium channel family protein yields the protein MTYMQRWQEHVARLRNGGMVILLMLLVITVFVLPLVVTSSSVIDRVAQDVLLSAILVSGLVAAADGTKGLAWFALAMLAAIVVRWMGWLSQKGVGLVIFDEVGLLSLTLLGALLGTRVFGAGTVTRNRIGGAVALYMLVGLVWADAYQLVSMVVPNSFAGTSAHDGSIDRFTWVYFSFVTLTTVGYGDIMPLSRAARSLANLEALIGQLYPAIVLARLVSLRVAGSGSGSNNT from the coding sequence ATGACATACATGCAGCGATGGCAAGAGCACGTCGCGCGACTGCGCAACGGCGGTATGGTCATTCTTCTGATGCTGCTCGTCATCACGGTGTTCGTTCTACCGCTCGTCGTTACGTCGAGCAGCGTGATCGACAGAGTCGCACAAGACGTGCTTCTGTCGGCTATTCTCGTGAGCGGCCTGGTGGCGGCCGCAGATGGCACGAAAGGACTTGCGTGGTTCGCGCTGGCCATGCTCGCTGCGATTGTCGTGCGCTGGATGGGATGGTTATCGCAAAAGGGCGTCGGGCTGGTGATCTTTGATGAAGTTGGACTCCTTTCACTGACGTTGCTCGGCGCGCTGTTGGGGACCAGGGTGTTCGGTGCCGGCACGGTGACGCGCAACCGGATCGGCGGGGCAGTCGCCCTTTACATGTTGGTCGGGCTCGTTTGGGCTGACGCATATCAGCTCGTCAGCATGGTAGTTCCCAATTCTTTTGCTGGCACTTCGGCGCATGACGGTTCCATCGATCGCTTCACCTGGGTGTACTTTAGTTTCGTCACATTGACGACCGTAGGGTACGGCGACATCATGCCTCTCTCGCGCGCGGCGAGGTCGCTTGCGAATCTCGAAGCATTGATCGGTCAACTGTATCCCGCTATCGTGCTGGCACGACTGGTGTCCTTGCGAGTCGCGGGGAGCGGGTCAGGTTCGAACAACACCTGA
- a CDS encoding LysR family transcriptional regulator, with the protein MLDNVTINQLRAFVAVCDKGSFSGAARELRRAQSAISHAIAALETAFDVALFERNTRRATLTAAGRSLLPDARGVISRTEEMKMRAVSIAESGVPQVSIAVDTYFPRAHLIECLRTVQAEFPTVAISLRMTTMQGGERLVLEGKCALAVTITDVPELRTDSIERQHLCDTQMVTVCAPSHPLAAIAGPIPREEFGRHIQLVVTDNQSDAEKTQQGVAGERQWWVNDLGAKHDLLRGGLCWGHMPRHMVAEDLANGTLVELRRRAWHMRPLTFMISHRRGYSFSGCESHLVKLLGHPECCAKDSAQRSVSREGKKVRRPTTRER; encoded by the coding sequence ATGCTGGACAATGTCACTATCAATCAACTTCGGGCCTTCGTGGCTGTCTGCGACAAAGGGAGCTTTTCCGGGGCTGCGCGGGAGCTGAGGCGTGCACAGTCGGCGATCAGTCACGCGATCGCCGCGCTTGAAACTGCCTTCGACGTGGCGCTCTTTGAACGCAATACGCGCAGAGCGACGCTTACGGCTGCGGGCCGCAGCCTTCTGCCCGATGCTCGAGGCGTCATCTCGCGTACCGAGGAAATGAAGATGCGCGCGGTTTCAATTGCTGAATCCGGCGTCCCACAGGTCTCCATTGCGGTGGATACTTATTTTCCGCGTGCGCACCTGATCGAATGCCTGCGCACCGTCCAGGCGGAATTTCCGACGGTTGCAATCAGCCTCCGCATGACGACCATGCAGGGCGGCGAGCGTTTGGTTCTGGAAGGCAAGTGCGCGTTGGCGGTGACGATAACCGACGTGCCGGAGCTTCGTACGGATAGCATCGAAAGGCAGCACTTATGTGATACGCAAATGGTGACGGTCTGCGCGCCATCGCATCCGCTGGCTGCCATCGCAGGACCGATTCCGCGAGAGGAATTCGGACGGCACATCCAGCTCGTGGTAACCGACAATCAGTCCGATGCAGAAAAGACACAGCAGGGGGTTGCCGGCGAGCGTCAGTGGTGGGTGAATGACCTCGGGGCGAAACACGACCTGCTCAGGGGAGGCCTGTGCTGGGGGCATATGCCGCGTCACATGGTTGCGGAAGACCTCGCGAATGGGACGCTTGTCGAACTCCGGCGGCGTGCGTGGCATATGCGTCCGCTCACATTCATGATCTCGCACCGTCGTGGCTACTCCTTTTCCGGATGCGAATCACACCTTGTCAAGCTTCTTGGCCATCCTGAATGCTGCGCGAAAGATTCCGCGCAGCGCTCCGTCTCACGCGAAGGAAAAAAAGTGCGGCGACCGACCACCCGTGAGCGATAG
- a CDS encoding SDR family NAD(P)-dependent oxidoreductase, translating into MNRLKGKTAVITGGATGIGRAAAKRFIEEGAFVYIFGRRQEALDAAVASLGPRARAVKGSVSNQADLDRLYALVKAERGMLDIVFANAGAGRPLRLGEITDEHIDDTFDTNVKGTIFTVQKALPLMSEGGSIILTGSSAGTTGAPAFSAYSASKAAVRNLARTWAEDLKGTGIRVNVLSPGATATELAKEALGEEGQKVFALMTPLQRMADPSEIGAAATFLASPDSSFMTASELAVDGGLAQL; encoded by the coding sequence ATGAACAGACTTAAGGGAAAGACCGCTGTGATCACCGGTGGCGCTACCGGCATCGGCCGCGCCGCGGCGAAGCGCTTCATCGAAGAGGGTGCCTTCGTTTATATCTTCGGCCGCCGTCAGGAAGCGCTCGACGCCGCTGTGGCCAGCCTCGGGCCCCGTGCCCGCGCCGTGAAGGGCTCGGTGTCCAATCAGGCGGACCTCGACCGACTCTACGCGCTCGTGAAAGCCGAGCGTGGAATGCTCGACATCGTATTCGCCAATGCTGGAGCGGGGAGACCGCTTCGGCTCGGCGAGATCACCGACGAGCACATCGATGACACTTTCGACACCAACGTGAAGGGCACGATCTTCACGGTCCAGAAGGCACTCCCTCTGATGAGCGAGGGCGGTTCGATCATTCTCACGGGATCGAGCGCCGGCACCACGGGCGCTCCGGCCTTCAGCGCCTACAGCGCGAGCAAGGCGGCAGTGCGCAACCTTGCGCGGACCTGGGCGGAGGACCTGAAGGGCACCGGCATCCGGGTGAACGTTCTCTCGCCCGGGGCGACGGCGACCGAACTCGCGAAGGAAGCGTTAGGCGAGGAAGGCCAGAAGGTCTTCGCCCTGATGACTCCGCTACAGCGCATGGCTGATCCGTCAGAGATCGGGGCGGCGGCTACCTTTCTCGCCTCGCCAGACAGCAGCTTTATGACCGCGAGCGAACTCGCCGTTGATGGTGGCCTTGCGCAACTCTAA
- a CDS encoding SDR family NAD(P)-dependent oxidoreductase yields the protein MTQPLKGKTALVTGASRGIGRAIAERLAKDGAIVALTYNASKSGADEAVASIEKAGGTAFAIHADLVDRATVPALFERLNDEFTRRNGSKALDILINNAGNSGWVGFKDATPESWDTLMAVYARAPFFIIQAALDRLADGGRIINISSAAATKPVTAAPVYSMAKAAINTLTHTLAIELGPRGITANAVAPGFTRTDANAEFRENSELVKAVEAQIALGRFGEPSEIAAVVAFLASDEGHWVTGQTIEASGGYKL from the coding sequence ATGACACAGCCACTAAAGGGCAAAACCGCTCTCGTTACGGGCGCATCGCGGGGCATTGGCCGCGCCATCGCCGAGCGTCTCGCGAAAGATGGCGCAATCGTCGCGCTGACCTATAACGCCAGCAAATCAGGCGCGGACGAGGCGGTCGCTTCCATCGAGAAAGCGGGAGGCACCGCATTCGCGATCCATGCGGATCTCGTTGATCGGGCGACTGTCCCGGCTTTGTTCGAGAGACTCAACGACGAGTTCACCAGACGGAACGGAAGCAAAGCCCTCGACATTCTGATCAACAACGCCGGCAATTCCGGCTGGGTTGGCTTCAAGGACGCGACGCCGGAGAGTTGGGACACCTTGATGGCGGTCTACGCCCGCGCGCCCTTCTTCATCATTCAGGCCGCTCTCGATCGTCTCGCCGATGGTGGACGCATCATCAACATTTCTTCCGCAGCCGCCACGAAGCCCGTGACGGCTGCGCCCGTCTACTCGATGGCGAAAGCGGCCATCAACACCCTGACCCATACGCTCGCAATCGAGTTGGGGCCGCGTGGCATCACGGCGAATGCCGTAGCACCGGGCTTCACCCGAACGGATGCGAACGCCGAGTTTCGGGAGAATTCCGAACTCGTCAAGGCGGTCGAGGCCCAAATCGCGCTGGGCCGCTTTGGCGAGCCTTCGGAGATCGCCGCTGTCGTGGCGTTCCTGGCCTCCGATGAAGGCCATTGGGTGACCGGCCAGACGATTGAAGCGAGCGGCGGTTACAAGCTCTGA
- a CDS encoding 3-keto-5-aminohexanoate cleavage protein yields MARQDKKVIITCAITGAIHTPTMSDALPYRPEDIARQAIDAAQAGAAILHLHARNPTNGAVSIDPDHFMQFLPDIKASTDAVINLSTGGSLTNTMDERIAPARRVSPEMASLNMGSMNFSMHPLADRYKEWKFDWEEAYLRNSDSYIFRNTFRDIGFTAKELGEAHGVKFEHECYDLGHLYNLRFCMDIGMFKPPVFIQFIFGILGGIGADLDNLVFMKRTADRLFGKDYRWSVLGAGGAQMNFATTAAMMGGNVRVGLEDSLNIARGKLASSNAEQVVKVRRILEDLGYEIATPAEARDMLALKGRERVGF; encoded by the coding sequence ATGGCTCGTCAAGACAAGAAAGTCATCATTACTTGCGCTATCACTGGCGCCATCCATACGCCGACCATGTCGGACGCGTTACCTTATCGACCCGAAGACATTGCGCGGCAAGCCATCGACGCGGCGCAGGCCGGTGCGGCGATTCTCCATCTGCACGCCCGGAATCCGACCAACGGTGCGGTATCGATCGATCCCGATCACTTCATGCAGTTTCTGCCGGACATCAAGGCGTCGACCGATGCGGTTATCAATCTGTCGACGGGAGGCAGCCTTACGAACACGATGGATGAGCGCATCGCGCCGGCACGCCGCGTATCACCCGAAATGGCATCGTTAAACATGGGAAGCATGAATTTCTCGATGCACCCGCTGGCAGATCGCTACAAAGAGTGGAAGTTCGACTGGGAAGAAGCCTATCTGCGCAACTCGGACTCGTACATTTTCCGTAACACGTTCCGCGATATCGGGTTCACGGCGAAGGAACTGGGCGAAGCACATGGCGTCAAGTTCGAGCACGAGTGCTACGACCTCGGTCACTTGTACAACCTGAGATTCTGCATGGACATCGGCATGTTCAAACCGCCGGTTTTCATTCAGTTTATCTTTGGGATTCTGGGTGGCATCGGTGCAGACCTCGACAACCTTGTGTTCATGAAGCGGACCGCCGACCGACTGTTCGGCAAGGACTATCGCTGGTCGGTCCTCGGCGCAGGCGGCGCCCAGATGAACTTCGCCACGACAGCGGCCATGATGGGCGGGAATGTCCGTGTCGGACTGGAAGATTCGTTGAATATCGCGCGTGGCAAGCTCGCTAGTTCTAACGCTGAGCAGGTCGTCAAGGTTCGCCGGATACTCGAGGATCTTGGCTATGAAATCGCGACGCCCGCGGAGGCGCGCGACATGCTGGCGCTTAAAGGTCGGGAAAGAGTTGGATTTTGA
- a CDS encoding ketopantoate reductase family protein, whose translation MRAAVVGAGSLGTIIGALIAQAGKQIDLLDTNREHVEALNRMGATITGSIELNVPVTALTPDEMTGQYDLVFLLTKQTSNQQTLTQLLPHLHADSVVCTLQNGIPEHAVASIVGAQRTVGGAVGFGATWIKPGVSSLTSSYAALKNFAFEIGEIDGVVRPRLAQVQSYLECVGNTDIRTDLMGIRFSKLLMNATFSGMSAALGCTFGDVLNDARAMTCVAFVANECIKVAHAHGVRLVTMQGEDLETFEFDTAADIPSKMPLYRKIWGAHAALKASMLQDLEKGRDTEIRYINGLVCEKGRERRVATPFNDKVVELVLEAQIRRGVNRFADLNRFDALLAAHVADLRYHTA comes from the coding sequence ATGAGAGCAGCAGTGGTAGGCGCGGGGTCCCTTGGCACCATCATCGGCGCATTGATCGCGCAGGCCGGCAAGCAGATCGACCTGCTCGACACAAACCGGGAACACGTCGAGGCGCTCAACCGGATGGGCGCGACGATCACGGGGTCTATCGAGCTGAACGTTCCTGTCACTGCGCTGACGCCCGATGAGATGACCGGCCAGTACGATCTCGTGTTTCTTTTGACCAAACAGACCAGCAACCAGCAGACGCTGACCCAGTTGCTCCCGCACCTTCACGCGGACAGTGTCGTCTGCACCTTGCAGAACGGGATACCCGAACACGCTGTGGCCAGTATCGTCGGCGCGCAGCGCACCGTGGGCGGCGCCGTCGGATTCGGAGCGACATGGATCAAGCCGGGCGTGTCGTCGCTCACTTCCAGTTACGCCGCGCTGAAAAACTTTGCGTTTGAAATCGGCGAAATCGACGGCGTGGTCCGGCCGCGGCTGGCGCAAGTGCAGTCCTATCTCGAGTGCGTGGGCAACACGGATATTCGCACCGATCTGATGGGCATCCGCTTTAGCAAGCTGTTGATGAATGCCACGTTCAGCGGCATGTCTGCAGCATTGGGCTGCACGTTCGGCGACGTGCTCAACGACGCGCGGGCGATGACCTGTGTGGCGTTCGTTGCAAACGAGTGCATCAAGGTCGCTCACGCACACGGCGTGCGTCTTGTCACGATGCAAGGCGAAGACCTCGAAACCTTCGAATTCGACACTGCGGCCGATATCCCCTCAAAGATGCCGCTGTATCGAAAGATATGGGGCGCACACGCTGCACTGAAGGCCAGCATGTTGCAAGACCTGGAGAAGGGGCGCGACACGGAGATTCGCTACATCAACGGGCTCGTGTGTGAAAAAGGCCGCGAGCGTCGAGTAGCGACACCGTTTAACGATAAGGTCGTCGAACTGGTGCTCGAGGCGCAAATCAGACGCGGGGTCAATCGGTTTGCCGATCTGAATCGATTCGACGCCCTGCTTGCGGCGCACGTGGCGGATTTGCGGTACCACACCGCCTGA